One stretch of Eupeodes corollae chromosome 2, idEupCoro1.1, whole genome shotgun sequence DNA includes these proteins:
- the LOC129946665 gene encoding glutamate receptor-interacting protein 2 isoform X2: protein MKLWKSKKAISCVPGKSSNSSNSGSSSTKSEEKYDSNGIPLLPIVGVERAMSPAQSEDSGLAPERGSTYATISLPRENAAQNMGITFAERNDLSYPPVIGTLSPLGHAADFLAPGDRIHQVDGISTIGLSNQHIMSMLCHGDGPAVVEIEYSLPEYLSQNSLCVTSKLAQITVERESGCLGLTLRGGSDYPLIVTHVRPHGPVFKTGRIKPGDRLLRVDNISLIGKTLVEAQSIIKCGGHVSGYTNLTIEYDVSVMQSVEFSMGPLLIEIERPMNDKLGVVLCNYSSTMLSDRSKIDEVSQAAVYIASILPASIADRCGALSVGDQILSIDDTIIENTAYSPDEVMTLLDSTTGRGFTQMQILPAHAVARRGHNLGSPKYGFNTLESRKSRQRQRFARKSSLPLESSNAGTMHSSIGICRAETFQVVLDCTHGSGIILGATTSCGKAVTIAQIVSDSVADRSGCIQKGDRIIAVNKMSSLEVNTIRQLLGDVGPRPPGYQGANWIELEIEFDMSDAVVPSSGVFNVKLPKTGKGGMGISVNGSSHNGFVISEVKPGSLAHRTGSVRAGDVLLAVDNHPLQHFNVDAMLKEGGKNEYTTLTIKRNLLPDFLFDAQQKINPIYSNCGTTSDHEIYGSYASKYGEAVKYNDCISIKSTTPQPEYFRAEDSYNSSSVQIRQHPSWALKSPSTPPSIGRTFGAENTVSLTTEMPDDTYNDLSPYDLDYPNERFASPDCMAIPPPMESKIYGTSHHQTIFTVRLEPKGGLLGITLAGSEETSSPISISGMVEGGIAYKTGQLQVGDQLLAINDESVQGMPLSYATKMLQKLSEIVDLKILRQQESSNAYSLDTASSSNPQPQVIYAKVQRRPRSPSSGEDVSNTNNKDSKHRTFHVTLYKDKVYDDYGFSISDGLYERGVFINRIRSGGPADMCSMLKPFDRIMQVNEMKTQDFDCCLTVPLIAAAGDKIDLIIQRSE from the exons atgaagCTTTGGAAGTCAAAAAAAGCCATCAGCTGTGTTCCCGGTAAATCCAGCAACAGTAGTAACAGTGGCAGTAGCTCCACCAAAAGTGAGGAGAAATATGACTCTAATGGAATACCGTTATTGCCGATTGTTGGGG TTGAAAGAGCCATGTCTCCGGCCCAATCAGAGGATAGTGGATTAGCTCCTGAACGTGGATCGACGTATGCAACAATCTCCTTGCCTCGGGAAAATGCCGCTCAAAATATGGGAATCACTTTTGCAG AACGGAACGATCTGTCGTATCCACCTGTCATTGGAACCCTAAGCCCACTGGGTCATGCGGCCGATTTCCTGGCGCCTGGCGATCGCATCCATCAAGTGGATGGCATCTCGACGATCGGTCTTAGCAATCAACACATAATGAGTATGTTGTGCCATGGTGATGGGCCAGCTGTAGTTGAGATTGAATACTCCCTGCCCGAATATC TGTCTCAGAACAGTCTTTGCGTCACTTCAAAGCTGGCGCAAATCACAGTGGAACGTGAAAGTGGTTGCTTGGGATTGACGTTACGTGGTGGCAGCGATTACCCTTTGATTGTTACTCACGTTCGGCCACATGGACCTGTTTTTAAAACAGGTCGAATAAAACCAGGTGATCGTTTGTTGCGCGTTGACAAT aTTTCCTTGATTGGCAAAACTTTGGTCGAAGCACAATCGATTATCAAGTGTGGTGGACATGTATCGGGATACACTAATCTTACCATTGAGTATGACGTCTCAGTGATGCAGAGTGTTGAGTTTTCGATGGGACCCTTGTTAATTGAAATTGAGAGGCCAATGAATGATAAACTGGGAGTCGTGCTATGTAATTATTCATCGACAATGCTAAGCGATCGTTCGAAAATCGATGAAGTCAGTCAGGCTGCTGTTTACATTGCAAGCATACTACCAGCAAGTATAGCAGATCG ATGTGGTGCACTTTCCGTGGGCGATCAAATTCTCTCCATAGACGACACAATCATCGAGAACACCGCATACAGTCCGGACGAAGTGATGACACTGTTAGATAGCACAACGGGCCGTGGTTTTACACAAATGCAAATTTTACCAGCTCACGCAGTAGCCAGAAGAG GTCACAATCTCGGAAGTCCAAAATATGGATTCAACACACTTGAGTCAAGAAAATCCCGTCAAAGACAACGATTCGCCCGTAAGAGTTCACTGCCCCTTGAATCTAGTAATGCAGGCACGATGCATTCGAGCATTGGCATTTGTCGTGCCGAGACATTTCAAGTCGTATTAGATTGTACACATGGATCTGGAATTATACTCGGGGCAACAACATCGTGTGGAAAAGCTGTGACCATAGCACAAATTGTTTCGGATTCAGTGGCTGATCGTAGTGGCTGTATTCAAAAAGGCGATCGCATAATTGCGGTGAACAAGATGTCTTCGCTTGAGGTGAATACAATACGGCAATTGTTAGGGGACGTTGGTCCCCGACCACCGGGCTATCAAGGCGCCAATTGGATAGAACTGGAAATTGAATTTGACATGTCTGATGCTGTTGTGCCCTCCAGTGGTGTCTTCAATGTAAAACTACCCAAGACAGGCAAGGGAGGCATGGGCATCAGTGTGAATGGGTCAAGTCACAATGGTTTTGTTATATCCGAGGTTAAGCCGGGAAGTCTGGCTCATCGAACGGGATCGGTAAGGGCTGGTGATGTTCTCCTTGCAGTTGATAATCATCCCCTACAGCATTTCAATGTTGATGCCATGCTTAAAGAAGGTGGCAAAAATGAGTACACCACTCTGACAATCAAACGAAACCTTCTGCCAGACTTTTTGTTTGATGCACAGCAAAAAATCAATCCTATTTATAGTAATTGTGGAACTACTAGCGACCACGAGATTTACGGTAGCTATGCTTCAAAGTATGGTGAAGCTGTCAAATATAACGATTGCATTTCCATAAAATCAACTACTCCACAACCCGAGTATTTTCGAGCTGAAGATTCGTATAATTCCAGTTCGGTTCAGATTCGGCAACATCCTAGTTGGGCCTTGAAAAGTCCATCGACTCCGCCTTCCATTGGTCGAACATTTGGAGCTGAAAATACAGTCAGTTTGACGACAGAAATGCCTGACGATACGTACAATGATTTGAGCCCATATGATCTGGATTATCCAAATGAAAGATTTGCGAG TCCCGACTGTATGGCAATTCCCCCGCCCATGGAGAGTAAAATATATGGAACTTCCCACCATCAAACAATATTCACAGTTCGATTAGAACCAAAAGGTGGCCTTCTGGGCATAACACTAGCTGGAAGTGAAGAAACGAGCAGTCCAATATCAATTAGTGGCATGGTTGAAG gtGGCATAGCATACAAAACTGGTCAACTTCAAGTGGGAGATCAGTTGCTTGCCATCAATGACGAATCAGTTCAAGGAATGCCACTTTCTTATGCCACAAAAATGCTACAAAAGCTTAGTGAAATTGTTGACCTTAAAATTCTTCGACAACAAGAGTCTTCCAATGCTTACAGTTTGGACACAGCTTCATCAAGTAATCCACAACCACAAGTCATTTATGCCAAAGTTCAGCGCAGACCCCGAAGTCCCTCGAGCGGTGAAGATGTGTCGAATACAAACAATAAGGACAGTAAACATCGAACTTTTCATGTGACACTCTACAAAGACAAGGTTTACGACGACTACGGATTCTCCATTTCCGATGGTTTGTACGAAAGGGGTGTCTTTATCAATAGAATCCGTTCTGGAGGACCAGCTGATATGTGCTCTATGCTGAAGCCATTTGATCGAATAATGCAG GTAAATGAAATGAAGACCCAGGACTTTGATTGTTGTCTGACAGTGCCCTTAATTGCTGCAGCTGGAGATAAAATAGATTTAATTATACAACGAtcagaataa
- the LOC129946665 gene encoding glutamate receptor-interacting protein 2 isoform X1, which yields MKLWKSKKAISCVPGKSSNSSNSGSSSTKSEEKYDSNGIPLLPIVGVERAMSPAQSEDSGLAPERGSTYATISLPRENAAQNMGITFAERNDLSYPPVIGTLSPLGHAADFLAPGDRIHQVDGISTIGLSNQHIMSMLCHGDGPAVVEIEYSLPEYLSQNSLCVTSKLAQITVERESGCLGLTLRGGSDYPLIVTHVRPHGPVFKTGRIKPGDRLLRVDNISLIGKTLVEAQSIIKCGGHVSGYTNLTIEYDVSVMQSVEFSMGPLLIEIERPMNDKLGVVLCNYSSTMLSDRSKIDEVSQAAVYIASILPASIADRCGALSVGDQILSIDDTIIENTAYSPDEVMTLLDSTTGRGFTQMQILPAHAVARRGHNLGSPKYGFNTLESRKSRQRQRFARKSSLPLESSNAGTMHSSIGICRAETFQVVLDCTHGSGIILGATTSCGKAVTIAQIVSDSVADRSGCIQKGDRIIAVNKMSSLEVNTIRQLLGDVGPRPPGYQGANWIELEIEFDMSDAVVPSSGVFNVKLPKTGKGGMGISVNGSSHNGFVISEVKPGSLAHRTGSVRAGDVLLAVDNHPLQHFNVDAMLKEGGKNEYTTLTIKRNLLPDFLFDAQQKINPIYSNCGTTSDHEIYGSYASKYGEAVKYNDCISIKSTTPQPEYFRAEDSYNSSSVQIRQHPSWALKSPSTPPSIGRTFGAENTVSLTTEMPDDTYNDLSPYDLDYPNERFASSIYANSPDCMAIPPPMESKIYGTSHHQTIFTVRLEPKGGLLGITLAGSEETSSPISISGMVEGGIAYKTGQLQVGDQLLAINDESVQGMPLSYATKMLQKLSEIVDLKILRQQESSNAYSLDTASSSNPQPQVIYAKVQRRPRSPSSGEDVSNTNNKDSKHRTFHVTLYKDKVYDDYGFSISDGLYERGVFINRIRSGGPADMCSMLKPFDRIMQVNEMKTQDFDCCLTVPLIAAAGDKIDLIIQRSE from the exons atgaagCTTTGGAAGTCAAAAAAAGCCATCAGCTGTGTTCCCGGTAAATCCAGCAACAGTAGTAACAGTGGCAGTAGCTCCACCAAAAGTGAGGAGAAATATGACTCTAATGGAATACCGTTATTGCCGATTGTTGGGG TTGAAAGAGCCATGTCTCCGGCCCAATCAGAGGATAGTGGATTAGCTCCTGAACGTGGATCGACGTATGCAACAATCTCCTTGCCTCGGGAAAATGCCGCTCAAAATATGGGAATCACTTTTGCAG AACGGAACGATCTGTCGTATCCACCTGTCATTGGAACCCTAAGCCCACTGGGTCATGCGGCCGATTTCCTGGCGCCTGGCGATCGCATCCATCAAGTGGATGGCATCTCGACGATCGGTCTTAGCAATCAACACATAATGAGTATGTTGTGCCATGGTGATGGGCCAGCTGTAGTTGAGATTGAATACTCCCTGCCCGAATATC TGTCTCAGAACAGTCTTTGCGTCACTTCAAAGCTGGCGCAAATCACAGTGGAACGTGAAAGTGGTTGCTTGGGATTGACGTTACGTGGTGGCAGCGATTACCCTTTGATTGTTACTCACGTTCGGCCACATGGACCTGTTTTTAAAACAGGTCGAATAAAACCAGGTGATCGTTTGTTGCGCGTTGACAAT aTTTCCTTGATTGGCAAAACTTTGGTCGAAGCACAATCGATTATCAAGTGTGGTGGACATGTATCGGGATACACTAATCTTACCATTGAGTATGACGTCTCAGTGATGCAGAGTGTTGAGTTTTCGATGGGACCCTTGTTAATTGAAATTGAGAGGCCAATGAATGATAAACTGGGAGTCGTGCTATGTAATTATTCATCGACAATGCTAAGCGATCGTTCGAAAATCGATGAAGTCAGTCAGGCTGCTGTTTACATTGCAAGCATACTACCAGCAAGTATAGCAGATCG ATGTGGTGCACTTTCCGTGGGCGATCAAATTCTCTCCATAGACGACACAATCATCGAGAACACCGCATACAGTCCGGACGAAGTGATGACACTGTTAGATAGCACAACGGGCCGTGGTTTTACACAAATGCAAATTTTACCAGCTCACGCAGTAGCCAGAAGAG GTCACAATCTCGGAAGTCCAAAATATGGATTCAACACACTTGAGTCAAGAAAATCCCGTCAAAGACAACGATTCGCCCGTAAGAGTTCACTGCCCCTTGAATCTAGTAATGCAGGCACGATGCATTCGAGCATTGGCATTTGTCGTGCCGAGACATTTCAAGTCGTATTAGATTGTACACATGGATCTGGAATTATACTCGGGGCAACAACATCGTGTGGAAAAGCTGTGACCATAGCACAAATTGTTTCGGATTCAGTGGCTGATCGTAGTGGCTGTATTCAAAAAGGCGATCGCATAATTGCGGTGAACAAGATGTCTTCGCTTGAGGTGAATACAATACGGCAATTGTTAGGGGACGTTGGTCCCCGACCACCGGGCTATCAAGGCGCCAATTGGATAGAACTGGAAATTGAATTTGACATGTCTGATGCTGTTGTGCCCTCCAGTGGTGTCTTCAATGTAAAACTACCCAAGACAGGCAAGGGAGGCATGGGCATCAGTGTGAATGGGTCAAGTCACAATGGTTTTGTTATATCCGAGGTTAAGCCGGGAAGTCTGGCTCATCGAACGGGATCGGTAAGGGCTGGTGATGTTCTCCTTGCAGTTGATAATCATCCCCTACAGCATTTCAATGTTGATGCCATGCTTAAAGAAGGTGGCAAAAATGAGTACACCACTCTGACAATCAAACGAAACCTTCTGCCAGACTTTTTGTTTGATGCACAGCAAAAAATCAATCCTATTTATAGTAATTGTGGAACTACTAGCGACCACGAGATTTACGGTAGCTATGCTTCAAAGTATGGTGAAGCTGTCAAATATAACGATTGCATTTCCATAAAATCAACTACTCCACAACCCGAGTATTTTCGAGCTGAAGATTCGTATAATTCCAGTTCGGTTCAGATTCGGCAACATCCTAGTTGGGCCTTGAAAAGTCCATCGACTCCGCCTTCCATTGGTCGAACATTTGGAGCTGAAAATACAGTCAGTTTGACGACAGAAATGCCTGACGATACGTACAATGATTTGAGCCCATATGATCTGGATTATCCAAATGAAAGATTTGCGAG ctCTATTTATGCGAACAGTCCCGACTGTATGGCAATTCCCCCGCCCATGGAGAGTAAAATATATGGAACTTCCCACCATCAAACAATATTCACAGTTCGATTAGAACCAAAAGGTGGCCTTCTGGGCATAACACTAGCTGGAAGTGAAGAAACGAGCAGTCCAATATCAATTAGTGGCATGGTTGAAG gtGGCATAGCATACAAAACTGGTCAACTTCAAGTGGGAGATCAGTTGCTTGCCATCAATGACGAATCAGTTCAAGGAATGCCACTTTCTTATGCCACAAAAATGCTACAAAAGCTTAGTGAAATTGTTGACCTTAAAATTCTTCGACAACAAGAGTCTTCCAATGCTTACAGTTTGGACACAGCTTCATCAAGTAATCCACAACCACAAGTCATTTATGCCAAAGTTCAGCGCAGACCCCGAAGTCCCTCGAGCGGTGAAGATGTGTCGAATACAAACAATAAGGACAGTAAACATCGAACTTTTCATGTGACACTCTACAAAGACAAGGTTTACGACGACTACGGATTCTCCATTTCCGATGGTTTGTACGAAAGGGGTGTCTTTATCAATAGAATCCGTTCTGGAGGACCAGCTGATATGTGCTCTATGCTGAAGCCATTTGATCGAATAATGCAG GTAAATGAAATGAAGACCCAGGACTTTGATTGTTGTCTGACAGTGCCCTTAATTGCTGCAGCTGGAGATAAAATAGATTTAATTATACAACGAtcagaataa